tctctctctctctctctctctctctctctctctctctctctctctctctctcgtctgtcTCTccactttttcccctctcttcctcccctctctcttctctctctcttttctcctctcgtGTATCACCCACCCCCAAAGCTTCTGGTTTCCACCGAGGAAACAGTAAGACAACGAAGTTCCGGGAACGCGTGGGTCCCACTAAGCGGGAGTACACCTGTTCGCTGGGAACTAAAGCTGTCTCATGGCTGCCCTGCAGGAGTCAGCCATAGAATTGATCTTCGCTGCTTTCTTAACCACTGCCAGCGCGAGCACGtcgcttctcctcctcctcctgaaaTACCCGACTTCCatagagaaaatgaggcaggagCTGGCTTCTCACGAACTGAGCAGACGGTGTTCTTGCTGGCCTCCGTCGGGCTTCCCCGGACCGCAAAATGACCTGCATTCAAGGGAGACTCACCGAGAAGAGGAAAAACTAGGGGATGGACCCGAAGTGAGAGGAGAGAGCAGCCCCCTCCTGCAGCGGCTCCCCATTCCCATAACTCCAGAGTCGCGAGAGAATACGAGCCCTGGGAACGGCAGCCGCCAGTCTGGACTAGCGGACCGCGAGCGCTCCTGCCCGGGGCCGGAGGCGTTGGGCGGGCGGGAATGTGAGTGCGAGCCTGACCTCACCCTGGAGAAGCTAAACCGCCTTCACTACTTGGACTGCGTAGTCAAGGAGGTCTTGCGCCTCCTGCCGCCGGTGTCCGGTGGCTACCGCACCGCGCTGCAGACTTTCGAACTGGACGTAAGTGGCGCACGCTTAGCACCCTAGGACGCTgcattgtgttttttgtttttttctttcccggGAGCAGGTGCTAGTCCTGTATGGTAGGGTACAGGTATGCGAGGGTACCCTAACATACATTTCTCCTGCCCCGGATCTGTTTGCTTTCTGCCGGGGCTGTCTCAACCCTGGAACCTACAAACTTCTCATTTCAATTGTTAGCACTTTACTCACAGCATCCCTGCACCCATTCGTAATGCAAACCAGAGCAAGCGTGCCCATATGGCGACAGAGCAGGCCTAGATGTCCCAAATCACAGTTATGAACGAGCGAAGCTATTGATTGGTTGAATTCGTCCTCCTGGAGCCAGGACTTAAAGTCTCCTCTGTCTGAGCATATTCCGTAGCACCGACCCCCTAGAAAACAGGCCCCTCTGGTCCTTAGGCATCTTTAACCACATCGTGGTGTGTGGGCACAATGCATCATTTGGGGGTCGCCTGGCACTGGTAATGGCACCGGTAAATGACATGCTAATGAAATTCCTAGTACCTCGTTAATGAGAAATTATCATGCACACTGTATATAGACTTTTTCCATGAAAAATCTATAAGGGACCAGGAAGCACTCAATCACGTTAAAATAAGTAAGATTATGAATGGGAGTGGGGTTAGAATTGTTTAATATTCACAGACCAGACTCCATTTAATGCCCTGATTAAGATAAGAGAGACAGCGAATTATGAAGCTCCTTGACTGCATCCTCCTACTGAGATGGAGGTCTCCCCCTTTTCCTGCCAGAGAGACCGGCGGGTGGAGGTCGAGTTCAGATTTTCCTTAATATGTCCCCTCTCTCCGCCCCAAAATAGGGCTCACGGAGTCTTCTTCCCCACCCTACCACCCCATCAGTCCACTATGCGGCTAGAATCTTCCCCGAGAACCGACCCTCTTCCTCCTGTCTCTCTACAGGGCTACCAGATCCCCAAAGGCTGGAGTGTGATGTACAGTATCCGCGACACTCACGAGATCGCGGCCATTTATCAGAGCCCGCCCGAGGGATTCGACCCAGAGCGCTTCGGCTCGGCTCGGGAAGAGCACCGAGCGGCTGGACGCTTCCACTACATCCCCGTTCGGCGGCGGCGTGAGGAGCTGTATCGGCAAGGAGCTCGCCCAAGCCATCCTCAAGCTGTTCGCGGTGGAGCTGGTGCGTACGGTGCGCTGGGAGCTGGCCACTGCCAGCTTTCCCGACATGCAGACCGTACCGATCGTGCACCCCAGTAGATGGACTCCAGGTCTTTTTCTACCCACTCCCGCCCTCCTGCGGCCAGGAGCTTGTGAGCTGCTGACCTTCCTGCCGGAGCAGGACCTGGCTCAAGAAAACGACTCACTGCCTCTCTTCCCGGGAGTCGTCATTTTCGGCTCTTAAATTCCACAaacctcctttctcttcccccctgcCGAGCTTGGTTCTAGgcctaaaaggaaggaaaattcctAGAACCCAATATCTACACTCAGATTCGAGTCTCGGGGAAAGCCCGAGGGACAGGGAATCCCTGAAATCTTAAATGCAAGCAACTCCCAGAATTTGAGGAAAGAAGGCTCATTTCCGATCTCAGAGTGAATCaatagggggggggggggtgaggaatGAAGGGAAATGGCAAACGCTTCTGGAGAGGGGGGGAAGTAGGGGGCTCAGAGGGCTGGATCCATGCCAAAACGCTTCAGGGAAACATCGAAACATCTGGGTGGGCGAGGAGTCCAGGCTTGGCTACATTCCTGCTCGCTGTGCTAGATTGTAGTTACTTAGTGCTTTCCTATATGGCTAGATACATTATAGCAACTTTTCTCCATAGGTTAATTcagaaagaataacaacaaaaaaagggggtGGGTGGGTGAGTGGGTGAGCTTGGAAAACATCCTTCCATCTGGATAGATACTTTTCAGCCGAATATCTAGGAGCTGGAGCCTCTGGGTGGAACTCTTGCTACAGGTTCTGTACCATCCTCGGAgtacctttccaatcttatttaTTCCATGGAACGGGAGGCCACCTATTGTCTAGTAAAATCTCTACTTTGAATTCTGGTGGACCAATAGTGCCCTCACTTATTCTCTCCTTCAGAACAATTAGATATGCAGTCTTtaagatttgatttgatttgatatttTTAGAAGTTGTGGAATTTTAATCCACTATTAATTGAGAAACAGCATGGGGGTAATTGTCTTGGTTCAGGAAAGTCTTGCTCttaacacatcctggctgtgAGACTCTCCTGGAGTCACTTTTCAGTGACTCAGGTTACCAATTACAGAAATCTGAAATCAATGTAACTCGGCACTTCCATCCCTGTAAAATTCACAATCAGGGTGGTTTTTAAATATCTGTGCTGAAAggtcaaagaataaattttaGGTCACAGAGGATTTGGCTAAAAGATCAAATATAGGTGCTATTGTTACAAGAACATTCTCCTAAATCTTGAAGGACAGACTGCAGCAGCAAAAGGAAGTGGAGGGGTCAGATGAAACTCTTTACTAGCCACATCTAGGGTACTGCTTCATCGTACCTTGAGGAGCTTACTCAGAGGTAAGATGTGGAACCAAGCCTTAGCTATAATGGGTCTGCAAGGCTTAGTTTCTAGAATTGGAAACTAGCCCCAAACCAAAGGCAATTTTTGCCTTAGCTTTAAACCTGGGAGATATTTGTTGATCAGCTAGTTATTTCACCTGGGCTGATTTCATATCTccaaaaaaaggagagggggggGGATGAGGATTAGATAAGATGATCCCTAGGTACTTTCAGTTCTATCATTAAATGCCTCTATAATAAAGAGTtgttagtcaacaaatatttatctggTGCCTACTATGCGTCAGGCATTATTCTAAACactgggatacaaaaaaaaaggtcaaagaaaGCCTCTGTTCTCAGTGAATTCACAGTCTGATGGTTTGAGGGTAAGGGAGGA
The DNA window shown above is from Sminthopsis crassicaudata isolate SCR6 chromosome 2, ASM4859323v1, whole genome shotgun sequence and carries:
- the CYP26C1 gene encoding LOW QUALITY PROTEIN: cytochrome P450 26C1 (The sequence of the model RefSeq protein was modified relative to this genomic sequence to represent the inferred CDS: deleted 2 bases in 2 codons) translates to MFPLGMSSLSMVEAALTALLSLGLLLSLAQHLWTLRWTLSRDRACSLPLPKGSMGWPFFGETLHWLVQGSRFHSSRRERYGTVFKTHLLGKPLIRVSGAQNVRTILLGEHRLVSSQWPQSARILLGSHTLLGAVGEPHRLRRKILARVFSRAALESYMPRIQTTLRRELCTWCGVPGPVDVYAAAKALTFRIAARILLGLRLEEGECNELAKTFEQLVENLFSLPLDVPFSGLRKGIRARDLLHEHMEKAILEKLQKEEPGGQKDALDFIITSAKEQGWEFTLQDLKESAIELIFAAFLTTASASTSLLLLLLKYPTSIEKMRQELASHELSRRCSCWPPSGFPGPQNDLHSRETHREEEKLGDGPEVRGESSPLLQRLPIPITPESRENTSPGNGSRQSGLADRERSCPGPEALGGRECECEPDLTLEKLNRLHYLDCVVKEVLRLLPPVSGGYRTALQTFELDGYQIPKGWSVMYSIRDTHEIAAIYQSPPEGFDPERFGSAREEHRAAGRFHYIPFGGGVRSCIGKELAQAILKLFAVELVRTVRWELATASFPDMQTVPIVHPVDGLQVFFYPLPPSCGQELVSC